One genomic segment of Paraburkholderia aromaticivorans includes these proteins:
- a CDS encoding DUF4148 domain-containing protein, which yields MFRSLFPVVAITAMLAAPAVSFAQQSDQPVTRAQVRAELVELEKAGYNPAHGEDPSYPADIQAAEAKVAAQKASVNSYGGSTGGTSATGTSRAVVPAASLERQSLYSKH from the coding sequence ATGTTCAGGTCGCTGTTTCCGGTGGTTGCAATCACCGCCATGCTTGCCGCGCCGGCCGTATCGTTTGCGCAGCAATCCGATCAGCCGGTGACGCGCGCTCAGGTGCGCGCCGAGCTTGTCGAACTCGAAAAGGCCGGCTACAACCCGGCGCATGGCGAAGATCCCTCGTATCCCGCCGACATTCAGGCTGCGGAAGCCAAAGTCGCCGCACAAAAGGCGTCGGTGAACTCGTATGGCGGCTCGACGGGCGGCACCTCGGCGACAGGCACGAGCCGCGCCGTGGTTCCGGCGGCCAGCCTGGAGAGACAGTCCCTTTACAGCAAGCACTAA
- the rpoD gene encoding RNA polymerase sigma factor RpoD: MEQDSREMQLRALMKLGKERGFLTHTEIVDHLPDCVAAADAVEGIVKAFNDVGIAVRDRAPASDALLLGDAAQQTAPDDVAEDETATALTIAMSEPGPAADPMRAYLREMGATPLLTREGEIDVARRIEACLREMLEVIASRPATVEAILARADRVASGELDIDDLVDGIFEPRPSEVLATGQVKAAEEAEGEILAGEPGSTAESDEARVIRLTASCTEIFSQVRERLALWRAAAAGGVGQRDAAQAMLGLIASTIGQIRFSARTIGELAGEVRQAVEEIRGIERNVLRIAVNQSGMPRDVFVETFVGSETDPDWVARAAAAVPACSAALMRCAPSIHGEQEKLAQIEARERLSLQELKRISRRMNVADRELQEARRAMIEANLRLVVSVAKKYVQSGMPLLDLVQEGNIGLMKAVDRFEYRRGFKFSTYATWWIRQSVSRAIADYGRTIRVPVHMADAMHRVKRVAGEMRQETGRQARSSELAARLGMSEDKVRNVQKVTRQPVSLDVPIGEDADTTLGEMVEDPSALAPLDALLQADLRVAIDAALGVLTPREAKVLKLRFGVDAVSEHTLEELGDQFDVTRERVRQIQNKALQKLRHADGINNLRGYLDH; encoded by the coding sequence ATGGAACAAGACTCAAGGGAAATGCAGCTACGCGCGTTGATGAAGCTCGGCAAGGAGCGCGGATTCCTCACCCACACGGAGATAGTCGACCACCTGCCGGATTGCGTCGCAGCGGCAGATGCCGTTGAAGGCATCGTCAAGGCGTTCAACGACGTGGGCATTGCCGTTCGCGATCGCGCTCCCGCCAGCGACGCGCTTCTGCTCGGCGATGCCGCCCAGCAAACAGCACCCGACGACGTCGCGGAAGACGAAACAGCCACCGCGCTGACCATCGCCATGTCCGAACCCGGACCGGCGGCGGACCCCATGCGTGCCTATCTGCGTGAAATGGGCGCGACCCCTCTCTTGACGCGCGAAGGCGAAATTGACGTCGCGCGTCGTATCGAAGCCTGCCTGCGGGAGATGCTGGAGGTCATCGCCTCGCGTCCCGCGACGGTCGAAGCGATACTCGCGCGCGCGGATCGCGTCGCATCGGGCGAACTCGATATAGACGATCTGGTCGACGGAATCTTCGAGCCGCGCCCGAGCGAGGTGCTTGCGACAGGGCAGGTTAAGGCGGCCGAGGAAGCAGAAGGTGAAATTCTCGCTGGCGAGCCAGGCAGTACAGCCGAGTCCGATGAAGCCCGTGTCATTCGCTTGACGGCGAGCTGCACTGAGATCTTTTCGCAGGTCCGTGAACGGCTTGCCTTGTGGCGGGCAGCGGCGGCGGGAGGTGTCGGTCAGCGCGATGCCGCGCAGGCCATGCTCGGGCTGATCGCTTCGACAATCGGGCAGATCCGCTTCAGTGCGCGGACAATCGGCGAACTCGCGGGCGAAGTGCGGCAGGCGGTCGAGGAGATTCGCGGAATCGAGAGAAACGTCTTGCGAATCGCCGTCAATCAAAGTGGTATGCCGCGTGACGTGTTCGTTGAAACGTTCGTTGGAAGCGAAACCGATCCCGACTGGGTGGCACGCGCGGCCGCCGCGGTGCCGGCTTGCAGTGCGGCGTTGATGCGTTGCGCTCCGTCGATTCATGGTGAGCAGGAAAAACTCGCGCAAATCGAGGCACGCGAGCGTTTATCGTTGCAGGAGCTGAAACGGATCAGCAGAAGAATGAATGTGGCGGATCGCGAGCTGCAGGAGGCACGCCGCGCGATGATCGAAGCGAACCTTCGGCTCGTTGTGTCGGTTGCCAAGAAGTACGTGCAGAGCGGCATGCCGTTGCTCGATCTGGTTCAGGAAGGCAACATCGGCTTGATGAAGGCCGTGGACCGTTTCGAATACCGGCGTGGCTTCAAGTTCTCGACCTATGCCACCTGGTGGATTCGGCAGTCGGTCTCGCGAGCAATCGCGGACTACGGCCGCACGATACGCGTGCCCGTGCATATGGCGGACGCCATGCACCGCGTCAAAAGGGTGGCGGGTGAGATGCGTCAGGAAACCGGGCGGCAAGCCCGCTCCAGCGAACTGGCGGCGCGCCTGGGCATGAGCGAGGACAAGGTGCGCAACGTGCAGAAGGTCACGAGGCAGCCCGTCTCGCTCGATGTGCCGATCGGCGAGGACGCGGACACCACGCTCGGCGAAATGGTCGAAGACCCTTCCGCGCTTGCGCCGCTCGACGCACTGCTGCAAGCCGATCTGCGGGTGGCCATCGACGCGGCGCTCGGTGTCCTGACGCCGCGCGAAGCGAAAGTGCTAAAACTGCGCTTCGGCGTCGATGCGGTCTCCGAACATACACTGGAAGAACTCGGCGATCAGTTCGACGTGACCCGTGAGCGGGTTCGCCAGATCCAGAACAAGGCATTGCAGAAGCTGCGTCACGCCGACGGTATCAATAACTTGAGAGGCTATCTCGATCATTGA
- a CDS encoding DUF4148 domain-containing protein, with protein sequence MKLTFQRGVLAASIALGAVIPAFAFAQSATPLTRAQVRAELVELELAGWHPGAGSDPHYPDDILAAEATVAARHAAAGAAAQSGYGDADQGTSESGGPRK encoded by the coding sequence ATGAAGCTTACGTTCCAACGTGGCGTGCTCGCCGCTTCCATCGCGCTCGGCGCCGTTATTCCCGCATTCGCGTTCGCACAATCGGCGACGCCTCTAACGCGTGCTCAGGTCAGAGCGGAACTGGTTGAACTAGAACTGGCAGGGTGGCACCCCGGCGCGGGCAGCGACCCGCACTACCCGGACGATATCCTTGCCGCCGAAGCCACGGTCGCTGCGCGTCATGCCGCAGCCGGCGCGGCTGCGCAGAGCGGCTATGGCGACGCGGACCAAGGCACGTCGGAGTCCGGCGGACCCCGTAAATAA
- a CDS encoding porin, with protein MKQIGVALSAITLATAVHAQSSVTLYGKIEDGFNYTTNARGHDAYQMQSGYDYGSRWGLKGTEDLGAGYHAIFQLESGFDVNTGKMGQGGREFGRQAFVGIASDQYGTLTFGRQYDPSVDMFSPMTANGNWTGYLFAHPYDNDNTDYSFRVNNSIKYVTPSIHGFTAEGMYAFSNQAGGFSNNRLYGFGAQYQNGGLQIGASYLKLNNASSAVVAPANSAGAVTSDNTFNARSQQNIGIGVNYTIGKALVGLAYSHVDVYDPTANAYFTGTTQPAGGTWNAWKFDNFEVSGLYHFTPALYLGACYTYTQARLSSTVGQFDPKWHQLSLKLNYDLSSRTSVFAEGAYQHAISANTGTDFDFANIPGSADVSSGRNQMVYRVALLHMF; from the coding sequence ATGAAACAAATCGGCGTGGCGCTGTCCGCAATCACGCTTGCGACAGCCGTACATGCGCAAAGCAGCGTGACGCTTTACGGGAAGATTGAAGATGGCTTCAATTACACGACCAATGCGCGAGGGCATGATGCGTACCAGATGCAAAGCGGCTATGACTACGGAAGCCGCTGGGGCCTGAAGGGCACCGAAGACCTCGGTGCCGGGTATCACGCCATATTCCAGCTCGAAAGCGGCTTTGACGTGAACACCGGCAAAATGGGCCAGGGCGGCAGGGAGTTCGGCCGCCAGGCGTTCGTCGGCATTGCGTCCGATCAATACGGCACGCTGACCTTCGGGCGCCAGTACGACCCGAGCGTCGATATGTTTTCGCCGATGACGGCGAATGGCAACTGGACCGGCTATCTCTTCGCGCATCCCTACGACAACGACAACACCGACTATTCGTTCCGCGTCAACAACTCGATCAAATACGTCACGCCGAGCATTCATGGTTTCACGGCCGAAGGCATGTACGCATTCAGCAATCAGGCGGGCGGCTTTTCGAATAACAGGCTGTATGGCTTCGGTGCGCAGTACCAGAACGGCGGACTGCAAATCGGCGCATCGTATCTCAAGCTGAACAACGCGAGTTCCGCCGTGGTTGCGCCCGCCAACTCGGCTGGCGCGGTGACCAGCGACAATACATTCAACGCCCGCTCACAGCAGAACATCGGCATCGGCGTCAACTACACGATCGGCAAGGCGCTGGTCGGCCTCGCGTACTCGCACGTCGATGTTTACGATCCGACGGCAAATGCGTACTTCACGGGCACCACGCAACCAGCCGGCGGCACATGGAACGCCTGGAAGTTCGACAACTTCGAAGTGAGCGGCTTGTATCACTTCACCCCCGCGCTGTATCTCGGCGCGTGCTACACCTATACCCAGGCGCGTCTTTCCTCGACGGTGGGTCAATTCGATCCCAAGTGGCATCAGCTTAGCCTGAAGCTCAACTACGATCTGTCGTCGCGTACTTCCGTGTTTGCCGAAGGTGCCTATCAGCACGCAATCAGCGCGAATACGGGCACCGATTTCGACTTTGCCAACATTCCTGGCTCGGCCGACGTTTCTTCGGGACGCAACCAGATGGTTTACCGCGTCGCGTTGCTGCACATGTTCTAA